In the Paenibacillus sp. FSL H7-0357 genome, one interval contains:
- a CDS encoding class I SAM-dependent methyltransferase translates to MIITTGFDPIPEIVLRAQQLAERTGAPYVLRARFSMPKLAERYGDEEILVVLQEAVRLISPGLPPMEFHPSMGFVRAKRILKGESDPMLEAAGMLPGDSVLDCTAGLGSDSLLFAVHGGEDSVVTALESSLPLYALLLEGMSQYISGQQKVNEALRRIQVVHSEHLGYLREQPDNSVDIVYFDPMFRVPLTDSAAISPLRRFANTAALTGESVAEAVRVARKAVLLKEKALSGEFSRLGFTEQLRSSSKTSYGVIHIDN, encoded by the coding sequence ATGATTATAACAACGGGTTTTGACCCGATACCGGAAATTGTGCTGCGGGCTCAGCAGCTTGCCGAGCGCACAGGTGCACCTTATGTGCTTAGGGCTAGGTTCTCCATGCCAAAGCTGGCGGAACGTTACGGGGACGAGGAGATTCTGGTAGTTCTGCAGGAGGCGGTACGGCTGATCTCGCCGGGTCTGCCACCGATGGAGTTTCATCCCAGTATGGGCTTTGTCCGGGCGAAACGCATTCTGAAGGGCGAATCTGATCCCATGCTGGAAGCTGCCGGAATGCTGCCGGGAGACAGCGTGCTGGATTGCACGGCGGGTCTTGGCAGCGATTCTCTGCTGTTTGCCGTCCATGGCGGAGAAGATTCTGTGGTGACTGCGCTGGAAAGCTCCTTGCCGCTGTATGCGCTGCTGCTTGAAGGCATGAGCCAGTACATTTCCGGCCAGCAGAAAGTAAACGAAGCGTTGCGCCGCATCCAGGTTGTGCACAGCGAACATCTGGGGTACTTGCGGGAACAGCCGGACAATAGTGTCGATATCGTTTACTTCGACCCGATGTTCCGGGTTCCCTTGACGGATTCTGCGGCAATATCCCCCTTGCGCCGTTTCGCTAACACAGCAGCATTGACCGGGGAGAGTGTCGCTGAGGCAGTCAGAGTAGCACGCAAGGCTGTCCTGCTCAAAGAGAAGGCCTTAAGCGGCGAATTCTCACGGCTGGGCTTTACCGAACAGCTGCGCAGCAGCTCCAAAACATCGTACGGGGTGATACACATTGACAACTGA
- the mutL gene encoding DNA mismatch repair endonuclease MutL encodes MAKIHVLDEHIANQIAAGEVVERPASVVKELVENAIDAGSTRIEVSVEEGGLQSIRVKDNGSGIEPEDCETAFYRHATSKIANGRDLFLITSLGFRGEALPSIAAVSKVSLLTASSDDGKGRLIDIEGGKLIRNEDTPSGKGSDLAVRELFFNTPARLKYMKSIQTELGHISDAMYRMALAHPSISFTLHHNGNQLLHTLGNGDLLQVIAAVYGTSAAKAMLPISAEDPDYRITGFVSRPEWTRSNRNAVTTIVGGRYIRSNGLNAAIMRAYHTLLPINRYPLLVLQLDMHPSLVDVNVHPAKLEVRFSKEIELYAFVEQEIRKVLLGQSLIPRPGKEIIGAKGSSSFIQEQFAFPKGAIPQPADGLPGMARNDQDGPDPRTAGPQSDMPSGVAPQSDLQQAGTSDANRPVERPDAWNSGISSASPFGNGAAAGERYSGNAQQRTGEPQSAMPVARESAAAYSGSTSSLPREGAGGSYRQPAGAMPPRGGMPSAEELYAPTGSEDPALPQFPELNYIGQHHGTYLIAQNDSGLYLIDQHAAHERINYEYYYEKFGRPEDASQELLLPITLEFTPSESRQLSERLHWFEQAGVFLEHFGGQTFLVRSLPYWFPEGDEKAVIEEMAEWVLSERYIDLAKLREKSSILCSCKASIKANQKLTEQEVEALLSRLAACRQPYTCPHGRPIVVSFSSYDLEKLFKRVM; translated from the coding sequence ATGGCTAAAATTCATGTACTGGACGAGCATATTGCCAACCAGATTGCAGCGGGTGAGGTTGTGGAGCGGCCGGCTTCCGTTGTAAAGGAGCTGGTGGAGAACGCGATTGATGCCGGCAGCACCCGAATTGAGGTTTCTGTTGAAGAGGGCGGACTGCAGAGCATCCGCGTCAAAGACAACGGCTCAGGTATTGAGCCTGAGGACTGCGAGACAGCCTTCTACCGGCATGCGACCAGCAAGATTGCAAATGGACGTGATCTGTTCCTGATCACGAGCCTTGGCTTCCGCGGCGAGGCTCTGCCCAGTATCGCCGCTGTCTCGAAGGTATCCCTTCTGACTGCCAGCAGTGATGATGGTAAAGGCAGATTGATTGATATCGAAGGCGGGAAGCTAATCCGCAATGAGGATACACCTTCCGGTAAGGGAAGCGATCTTGCAGTAAGGGAATTATTTTTCAACACACCGGCAAGGCTGAAATATATGAAGAGCATCCAAACCGAGCTGGGGCATATTTCGGATGCGATGTACCGGATGGCTTTGGCTCATCCGTCCATCTCCTTTACGTTGCATCACAATGGCAATCAGCTGCTGCATACACTTGGCAACGGCGATCTGTTGCAGGTGATTGCTGCCGTTTACGGTACATCAGCGGCCAAGGCGATGCTGCCGATCTCAGCAGAAGATCCGGATTACCGGATTACCGGCTTTGTCAGCAGGCCGGAGTGGACCCGCTCCAACCGTAATGCGGTCACCACGATTGTAGGCGGAAGATACATCCGCAGCAACGGGCTGAATGCGGCTATTATGCGGGCTTATCACACGCTGCTGCCGATTAACCGCTATCCGCTGCTCGTATTGCAGCTGGACATGCATCCGTCACTCGTCGACGTCAATGTACACCCGGCGAAATTGGAGGTGCGGTTCAGTAAGGAGATCGAACTGTACGCATTTGTTGAGCAGGAGATCCGCAAGGTTCTGCTGGGCCAGAGTCTGATTCCGCGGCCGGGCAAAGAGATAATAGGCGCCAAGGGCAGCAGTTCCTTTATCCAGGAGCAGTTTGCCTTTCCGAAAGGAGCCATACCTCAGCCAGCCGATGGTTTGCCAGGCATGGCCCGCAATGATCAAGACGGTCCAGACCCGCGGACCGCTGGTCCGCAAAGTGATATGCCCTCCGGTGTTGCTCCGCAGAGTGATCTGCAGCAAGCGGGTACATCGGATGCTAACCGTCCTGTAGAGAGACCGGACGCCTGGAACAGTGGAATCAGCAGTGCTTCTCCCTTCGGCAACGGGGCTGCAGCAGGAGAACGCTACTCCGGCAACGCACAGCAGCGGACGGGAGAGCCTCAGAGCGCAATGCCGGTGGCCCGGGAGTCTGCTGCGGCATACAGCGGCAGTACTTCTTCATTGCCGCGTGAAGGGGCTGGCGGCAGCTACCGCCAGCCTGCCGGGGCAATGCCGCCCCGGGGAGGGATGCCTTCAGCAGAGGAGCTGTACGCTCCAACCGGCAGTGAAGATCCTGCGCTCCCTCAGTTCCCTGAGCTGAACTATATCGGCCAGCATCACGGGACATATCTTATTGCCCAGAATGACAGCGGGCTTTATCTGATTGACCAGCATGCGGCACATGAACGGATTAATTATGAATATTATTATGAGAAATTCGGTCGTCCCGAGGATGCTTCGCAGGAGCTTCTCCTGCCGATCACCTTGGAATTCACCCCTTCGGAGAGCCGCCAGCTTAGTGAAAGGCTGCATTGGTTCGAACAGGCAGGTGTATTTCTTGAGCATTTCGGAGGGCAGACTTTTCTGGTACGTTCCTTGCCTTACTGGTTCCCTGAGGGAGATGAGAAGGCGGTCATTGAGGAAATGGCGGAATGGGTGCTGAGCGAACGTTACATCGACCTGGCCAAACTGCGTGAGAAATCCTCCATTCTCTGCTCCTGCAAGGCGTCCATCAAGGCCAACCAGAAGCTTACAGAACAGGAGGTAGAGGCTCTGCTGTCCAGGCTGGCAGCTTGCCGCCAGCCATATACATGTCCGCATGGACGGCCGATCGTGGTTTCTTTCTCTTCCTATGACCTGGAGAAGCTGTTCAAACGTGTCATGTAA
- the mutS gene encoding DNA mismatch repair protein MutS, with the protein MAKYTPMIEQYLKVKEGAKDAFLFFRLGDFYEMFFEDAVLASKELEITLTGREGGGEERIPMCGVPYHAAEGYIQRLIEKGYKVAICEQLDDPAVTKGMVRRDIVRVVTPGTVMDGKIITDKSNNYLVCVTEQDGMMALAACDLTTGELYVTSVLSGSEWLRDEIGIYEPAEIIGDANLLESLRSEASLLAKPVVYTPWEKREEELARRQFGEAAWVRLESERGKCLAMLISYLSETQRRSLGQLSQISPYEPGNYMILDPFTRRNLELTETVRERSKKGSLLWLLDRTETSMGGRLLRRRIDKPLLQRAPIERRLEAVDYLYNQFIVREDLRGALKEIYDLERLVGRIAFGSANGRDMNALKQSLAQIPALKDMCLTSGSETLREIGSTMDECAELREDIERAITEDAPVSVRDGGIIRTGYHERLDELREASSSGKRWIVELEAKERQATGIKSLKIGYNKIFGYYIEITRSNLASLPEGRYERKQTLANAERYVTPELKEKEALILEAQDKMTDLEYSLFTELRDRIGSQIPRLQALAEKVAEIDVYQCLAAVSAEHRFVKPKLSDGYDLRLTGGRHPVVEAVLKDSAFIANGSTLSKNEGNILLITGPNMAGKSTYMRQVALICILAQIGCFVPAESAEVPLIDRIFTRIGAADDLIGGQSTFMVEMADIQVMTEKATSRSLIIIDELGRGTSTSEGMAIAQAVIEYVHDTIACKALVSTHFHELAHLEQSLQGLKNYSMAVQESGDKVNFLRKLVPGAADSSYGIYCARLAGLPEGIIDRAYGLLQSIEQSAPPGSPALQYGTAYESRHGVKEQASGLSASRTQDTDVLPSGDDAAYMHAGNAAVVSTSGGSAYTEAAVSLASLPDAADAEVVQLSIFGEEEPRRNRKGGAASAPAPVKENPLLKELVAAVQGADLMNMTPLQAMGLLNELKQKAKEL; encoded by the coding sequence ATGGCAAAATATACGCCGATGATAGAACAGTATTTAAAGGTAAAGGAAGGGGCAAAGGACGCTTTCCTTTTTTTCCGGCTGGGCGATTTTTATGAAATGTTCTTCGAGGATGCGGTTCTGGCTTCGAAAGAGCTTGAGATTACTTTAACCGGCCGTGAGGGTGGGGGCGAAGAGCGCATTCCGATGTGCGGAGTGCCATACCATGCCGCGGAAGGTTACATACAGCGTTTGATCGAAAAGGGCTACAAGGTTGCGATTTGCGAGCAGCTGGATGATCCCGCTGTAACAAAGGGCATGGTGCGCCGGGATATTGTCCGCGTAGTCACCCCGGGTACAGTAATGGACGGCAAAATTATTACGGACAAAAGTAACAACTACCTCGTTTGCGTGACCGAGCAGGACGGGATGATGGCTCTGGCTGCCTGCGATTTGACAACGGGTGAGCTGTATGTCACTTCCGTTCTCTCAGGTTCGGAATGGCTGCGTGACGAGATCGGCATTTATGAGCCAGCCGAGATTATCGGAGATGCTAACCTGCTCGAGAGTTTGCGCAGTGAGGCCTCACTGCTGGCGAAGCCGGTCGTGTACACTCCTTGGGAGAAACGCGAAGAGGAATTGGCCCGCCGCCAGTTCGGCGAAGCGGCCTGGGTGCGTCTGGAGAGTGAGCGGGGCAAATGTCTGGCGATGCTGATTTCCTATTTGAGTGAAACCCAGCGGCGTTCCCTGGGACAGCTAAGCCAGATTTCGCCGTATGAGCCTGGCAACTATATGATTCTGGATCCGTTCACACGCCGCAATCTGGAACTCACTGAAACGGTGCGCGAGCGCTCCAAAAAAGGTTCGCTGCTCTGGTTGCTGGACCGCACCGAAACCTCGATGGGCGGGCGTCTCCTGCGCCGCAGAATCGACAAGCCGCTCCTGCAGCGGGCCCCGATTGAGCGTCGTCTGGAGGCTGTGGATTATCTCTATAACCAGTTTATTGTCCGTGAGGATTTGCGCGGGGCGCTGAAAGAAATCTATGATCTGGAGCGGCTCGTCGGGCGCATCGCCTTCGGCAGTGCCAACGGACGCGACATGAATGCCCTGAAGCAGTCACTGGCGCAAATACCGGCCCTGAAAGATATGTGTCTGACATCGGGTTCAGAGACCCTGAGAGAGATCGGTTCCACCATGGATGAATGTGCAGAGCTGCGTGAGGATATCGAGCGGGCAATTACCGAGGATGCGCCGGTATCTGTGCGGGACGGGGGAATTATCCGGACAGGCTATCATGAGCGCCTGGACGAGCTGCGGGAAGCGAGCAGCAGCGGCAAACGCTGGATCGTCGAGCTGGAGGCGAAGGAGCGCCAGGCTACAGGCATCAAGTCGCTGAAGATCGGCTACAACAAAATTTTCGGCTATTATATAGAAATTACCCGCTCCAATCTTGCTTCCTTGCCGGAAGGAAGATATGAACGCAAGCAGACCTTGGCGAATGCAGAGCGTTATGTTACCCCTGAGCTGAAAGAGAAAGAAGCACTGATTCTCGAAGCCCAGGACAAAATGACCGATCTCGAATACAGCCTGTTTACCGAGCTGCGGGACCGTATCGGGTCACAAATCCCCCGGCTGCAGGCCTTGGCAGAGAAGGTTGCAGAAATAGATGTGTATCAATGTCTTGCTGCGGTCAGCGCCGAGCACCGGTTTGTAAAACCCAAGCTATCCGACGGTTATGACCTGCGTCTTACAGGTGGACGGCATCCGGTAGTAGAAGCGGTGCTGAAAGATTCTGCATTTATAGCAAACGGCAGTACACTGAGCAAGAATGAAGGCAATATATTGCTCATCACCGGCCCTAACATGGCTGGCAAAAGCACCTACATGCGCCAGGTGGCACTGATCTGCATTCTAGCCCAAATCGGCTGCTTCGTTCCGGCAGAAAGCGCGGAGGTTCCGCTGATAGACCGGATCTTTACACGGATTGGAGCGGCGGATGACCTGATTGGCGGACAGAGCACCTTTATGGTGGAGATGGCTGATATTCAGGTCATGACTGAGAAAGCAACATCGCGCAGCCTTATTATTATTGACGAGCTGGGCCGGGGCACCTCGACAAGCGAGGGCATGGCGATTGCCCAGGCGGTAATTGAATACGTGCATGATACCATTGCCTGCAAAGCACTGGTCTCGACGCATTTTCATGAGCTGGCCCATTTGGAGCAGAGCCTGCAAGGGCTGAAGAATTATTCTATGGCCGTGCAAGAGAGTGGAGACAAAGTGAACTTCCTGCGCAAGCTTGTGCCGGGAGCTGCCGACAGCAGCTATGGCATCTATTGCGCCCGGCTGGCCGGATTGCCGGAAGGTATTATTGACCGGGCATACGGTCTGCTCCAGAGCATTGAGCAGTCTGCGCCTCCGGGCTCGCCTGCGCTGCAATACGGGACTGCTTATGAGAGCCGTCACGGTGTGAAGGAACAGGCAAGCGGACTATCTGCAAGCCGAACGCAAGACACGGATGTATTGCCATCAGGAGATGATGCTGCCTACATGCATGCGGGCAATGCAGCCGTCGTGAGCACATCAGGCGGATCAGCTTACACCGAAGCTGCCGTCTCGCTGGCCTCCCTGCCGGATGCAGCAGACGCTGAAGTCGTACAACTGTCGATCTTTGGGGAAGAAGAGCCGCGCAGGAACCGTAAAGGTGGAGCGGCTTCCGCACCTGCACCTGTTAAAGAAAATCCGCTACTGAAAGAGCTGGTTGCCGCTGTTCAGGGTGCAGATCTGATGAATATGACCCCTCTGCAGGCAATGGGCCTGCTGAATGAGCTTAAGCAAAAAGCCAAGGAACTGTAA
- a CDS encoding GNAT family N-acetyltransferase yields MIRKLNEADREDLMELVGKNPAINLYIIGDVENFGFEQDFMELWGESDSVDGPLKAVILRFYGSYLPYSEGPFDAEGFAELLRRNKNAEMISGSLEVVRTLSKWLNIRQEKEMLFAELTEMNEEIRTAASAPVPIQKATTQDVDAICTLTDVISEFTSSPEDARKTLHKTLESGTGRTYFVEQNGEVIATASTAAENSRSAMIVAVATHPEYRGQKLASRVVAQLCADILAEGKSLCLFYNNPQAGLIYKKLGFRDIDKWSMTYLHKENQLTGAGI; encoded by the coding sequence TTGATACGCAAACTGAATGAAGCCGACCGGGAGGATTTGATGGAACTGGTAGGCAAAAATCCGGCTATCAATTTATACATTATCGGAGACGTGGAAAATTTCGGGTTCGAGCAGGATTTCATGGAGCTTTGGGGAGAAAGCGACTCCGTAGACGGGCCGTTAAAGGCGGTGATACTGCGTTTCTACGGAAGTTATTTGCCATATTCAGAGGGGCCTTTTGATGCGGAGGGTTTTGCGGAACTGCTGCGCAGAAACAAAAACGCCGAAATGATCTCAGGCTCTTTAGAGGTCGTGCGGACACTCAGTAAATGGTTGAATATCCGGCAGGAAAAAGAGATGCTTTTCGCCGAGCTGACAGAGATGAATGAGGAAATCCGTACAGCGGCATCCGCTCCTGTGCCCATCCAAAAAGCCACGACACAGGATGTGGATGCCATTTGTACATTGACGGATGTTATTTCAGAGTTCACCAGCAGTCCGGAGGACGCGCGTAAAACCCTGCATAAAACGCTGGAAAGCGGAACCGGCCGCACCTACTTCGTGGAACAGAACGGGGAAGTAATTGCAACCGCGTCAACCGCGGCGGAAAATTCGCGGTCAGCGATGATAGTCGCCGTAGCCACCCATCCGGAATACAGAGGACAAAAATTAGCTTCACGGGTAGTCGCACAGCTTTGTGCCGATATTCTGGCCGAGGGAAAATCGCTATGCCTTTTCTATAACAATCCTCAAGCAGGCTTAATCTACAAAAAGCTCGGCTTCCGCGATATCGACAAATGGTCCATGACTTATTTACATAAAGAAAATCAACTTACAGGCGCAGGTATATAA
- a CDS encoding putative amidoligase domain-containing protein produces the protein MNEGLKEYLQLTPEQQELRLRRCGLEAALSAGGNRLERDAGQAGRIAVANGHTYKKGPDMDRHKQQYLVKVFNLAVLEITPLGTGRAMSAAAGNSRPATSIGGDSVSGGTGVSLLDEGEIDNHGDHGDPGNPGDYGILGEQAHYSPGPERRGTAGLVRGIAVRALYSLGLDSGEVRLKAMGGRRYLVEQILPLAEPAGKPLPEPYCTASLALARDLARELPGRPGMLMGMDPEFLLLRETSGRVVPASRFLPVDGVAGCDAGPPGTRGMFPVAELRPAPRGEPRALLAQLMSAAATADRMVSDRSLRWRAGGMPLRGWALGGHLHFSGVRLTAPLLRALDNYLALPLLLLEDARAAARRPRYGVLGDFRIQPHGGFEYRTLPSFLVSPVIAKGAVFLAHLIVSRYEDLTQRPLDREELHAAYYSGSKDPLRAAWAPLQAQLRALDGYARAAPYVEPLFRCISAEQTWDESRDIRPLWTGKESMRNQR, from the coding sequence GTGAATGAAGGGTTAAAGGAGTACCTGCAGCTAACTCCGGAGCAACAAGAGCTCCGGCTGCGGCGCTGTGGACTGGAGGCTGCTCTGTCTGCCGGCGGGAATCGCTTGGAGAGGGATGCAGGGCAAGCCGGAAGAATAGCTGTTGCAAATGGCCATACATATAAGAAGGGTCCTGATATGGACAGACACAAACAGCAATACTTGGTTAAGGTATTCAATCTGGCAGTGCTTGAGATCACACCACTGGGTACCGGCCGGGCCATGAGTGCTGCAGCGGGGAATTCCCGCCCAGCTACCTCAATCGGTGGAGATAGTGTGTCCGGGGGTACCGGTGTTAGCTTGCTAGATGAGGGTGAAATTGATAACCATGGAGATCATGGAGACCCTGGAAATCCCGGAGATTACGGAATACTCGGTGAACAGGCGCATTACAGTCCCGGCCCGGAGCGGCGCGGAACTGCCGGACTGGTGAGGGGAATTGCTGTTAGAGCTTTATACAGCCTGGGGCTGGACAGCGGTGAAGTCCGGCTAAAGGCTATGGGCGGAAGGAGATACCTTGTGGAACAAATCCTCCCGCTCGCAGAACCTGCCGGCAAGCCGCTGCCGGAGCCTTACTGTACAGCGTCGCTGGCGCTGGCCCGCGACCTGGCCCGGGAGCTGCCTGGCCGTCCAGGCATGCTGATGGGCATGGACCCGGAGTTTCTCCTGCTCCGGGAAACCTCCGGCCGCGTCGTGCCCGCGTCGCGGTTCCTGCCCGTAGACGGCGTCGCGGGCTGCGACGCCGGACCTCCGGGAACGCGCGGCATGTTCCCGGTCGCCGAGCTGCGCCCTGCGCCGCGCGGGGAACCGCGCGCACTGCTGGCGCAGCTGATGTCCGCCGCAGCCACGGCGGACCGGATGGTATCCGACCGCTCGCTCCGCTGGCGGGCGGGAGGCATGCCGCTGCGGGGCTGGGCCCTCGGCGGCCACCTGCACTTCAGCGGCGTCCGGCTGACGGCGCCGCTGCTGCGCGCGCTCGACAACTATCTGGCGTTGCCGCTGCTGCTGCTGGAGGACGCCCGGGCTGCGGCGCGGCGTCCGCGTTACGGGGTGCTCGGCGATTTCCGTATTCAGCCGCATGGCGGCTTTGAATACCGGACCTTGCCGAGCTTCCTGGTGTCCCCGGTCATCGCCAAAGGCGCGGTCTTCCTGGCTCACCTGATCGTGAGCCGCTATGAAGACCTGACGCAGCGCCCGCTGGACCGGGAAGAGCTGCATGCCGCCTATTACAGCGGCAGCAAAGATCCGCTGCGCGCCGCCTGGGCTCCATTGCAGGCCCAGCTTCGCGCACTGGACGGCTACGCGCGCGCCGCCCCTTACGTAGAACCGCTGTTCCGCTGCATCTCCGCGGAACAGACCTGGGATGAATCGCGGGATATCCGTCCGCTGTGGACCGGGAAAGAGTCCATGAGGAATCAGCGGTAG
- a CDS encoding outer spore coat protein CotE, with amino-acid sequence MSLSHKRQTREIITKAICGKGRKFSTATHTVTPPHHPTSILGAWIINHQYEAVAAGNGIEVIGTYDVNIWYSYDKNKQTEVAKETVSYVELIPLSYLDPRHRASTVEVSAEATQEPNCVEAGVSPGGGSVTLRVEREFEAELVAETKVRVFVTDQTDDPEDKDYDFDGESFDFDDLDPDALDDEL; translated from the coding sequence ATGTCATTAAGTCATAAACGTCAAACAAGGGAGATCATTACGAAGGCAATTTGCGGCAAAGGTCGTAAGTTCTCTACCGCAACTCATACCGTGACTCCGCCACATCATCCGACAAGTATTCTGGGGGCTTGGATTATTAACCACCAGTACGAAGCGGTTGCCGCCGGAAACGGAATCGAAGTAATCGGTACTTACGATGTGAACATCTGGTATTCGTACGACAAAAACAAGCAGACCGAGGTAGCCAAGGAAACGGTCTCCTACGTGGAGCTCATTCCGCTGTCGTATCTGGATCCGAGACACCGTGCTTCCACGGTAGAGGTCTCTGCGGAGGCAACGCAGGAACCAAATTGTGTGGAAGCCGGTGTCTCTCCGGGCGGCGGCAGTGTGACACTTCGCGTAGAGCGGGAATTCGAAGCGGAACTGGTGGCTGAGACCAAGGTTCGCGTGTTTGTCACTGATCAAACGGATGATCCGGAAGACAAGGATTACGATTTCGACGGTGAAAGCTTTGATTTCGATGATCTGGATCCTGACGCCCTGGATGATGAGCTGTAA
- a CDS encoding HD-GYP domain-containing protein, translating into MNNSNEQYIGKQLVENLFNHNGVFVLPALTLLSSDHIRLISQHKIFLEPHDVVQVDSAAFYQIAVDECTSAMESIFEQLRFNKSKRLPMIELRNEVIPFIQRVSEKNDFYGILAALQSKDDYTYRHNVAVGILSTLLGKWLKLKPEELSMLTIAATLHDIGKIMIPAEILSKPGPLNEEELAMMKKHTTIGYEMIRDTVGTNHMQALVALQHHERMDGSGYPFGVLGHRITDFSKIVAVVDIFHAMTSDRYYRKASPLYEVLRQMEDNVYGKLDPYICSVFINKLMQSMIGNEVVLSDGRIGKIIMILAHDPLRPLVNIDEDFIDLSRHRDLGIMRVIPL; encoded by the coding sequence TTGAACAACAGCAATGAACAATATATCGGTAAACAGCTTGTTGAGAATCTCTTCAACCATAATGGCGTGTTTGTTCTGCCCGCACTGACTTTGTTAAGCAGTGATCATATCCGTCTGATCAGTCAGCACAAGATCTTTCTCGAGCCGCATGATGTGGTTCAAGTGGACAGTGCAGCTTTCTATCAGATTGCGGTTGACGAGTGTACGTCTGCGATGGAGAGTATCTTTGAGCAACTACGTTTTAACAAGAGCAAACGGCTGCCCATGATTGAGCTGCGCAATGAAGTCATTCCCTTTATCCAGCGGGTTAGTGAGAAAAACGATTTTTACGGAATATTGGCTGCGTTGCAGTCCAAGGATGATTATACATACAGACATAATGTTGCAGTCGGAATTTTGTCTACACTTCTGGGGAAGTGGCTCAAGCTGAAACCGGAAGAACTAAGTATGCTGACCATTGCCGCAACGCTTCATGATATCGGGAAAATTATGATACCTGCTGAAATTCTGTCCAAGCCCGGACCCCTGAATGAAGAAGAGCTTGCGATGATGAAAAAGCATACCACTATCGGATACGAGATGATCAGGGATACGGTCGGAACCAATCATATGCAGGCACTCGTTGCGCTGCAGCATCATGAACGCATGGATGGCAGCGGATACCCTTTTGGTGTTCTGGGCCACCGAATTACTGATTTCAGTAAAATAGTTGCTGTGGTGGATATTTTCCATGCGATGACTTCTGACCGCTACTACCGGAAGGCCTCGCCTTTATATGAGGTTTTGAGGCAGATGGAGGATAATGTCTACGGCAAGCTTGATCCTTATATTTGCAGTGTCTTTATCAATAAGCTGATGCAGTCAATGATAGGCAATGAAGTAGTGCTCTCGGATGGGCGGATAGGCAAAATCATCATGATTCTCGCGCATGATCCGCTGCGGCCATTGGTTAATATTGATGAGGATTTCATTGATCTCAGCAGGCACCGAGATTTGGGGATTATGCGGGTAATACCGTTATAA
- a CDS encoding aromatic acid exporter family protein — protein sequence MGFRIIKTAAATLLSILLAAAIGIPNAQSAGLLAILGVETTRKRSLRTIMARFSASLVGLFLGCILFFTLGFHYWVLGLYVLFGFPLIVKSGFKEGIVTSSVIVFRVFGQAELSLHVLLQQIELLVVGLGSAGLVNLIYMPQTGGVIAGIRKEVDKYFSIIFVQMARTLRDPGYVWDGKELIGANEAVQRGLTAASREMENHVIHPDEAWNIYFYMRKEQLESIQNMMQLLSQVYRQLPHGDMVAELFDQLSNDVLAEEYTGRTERLLDALEQEFERMELPETREEFEVRSAILQLCRELALYLKIAKRHKVPVEAKPLKRPAAFRGPS from the coding sequence ATGGGATTTCGAATTATCAAAACAGCGGCGGCAACGCTGCTGTCCATTCTGCTGGCAGCAGCTATAGGTATACCCAACGCGCAAAGCGCGGGCCTGCTTGCGATCCTCGGAGTGGAAACTACGCGTAAAAGGAGTCTCCGAACGATAATGGCGCGTTTCTCAGCCTCGCTTGTGGGACTCTTTTTAGGCTGTATTCTGTTTTTCACCCTGGGCTTTCATTATTGGGTACTTGGCTTGTATGTGCTGTTCGGTTTTCCGCTGATCGTTAAATCGGGCTTTAAGGAGGGCATCGTTACCAGCTCGGTAATCGTGTTCCGCGTGTTCGGACAAGCTGAGCTGTCACTTCATGTTCTGCTGCAGCAGATTGAGCTGCTGGTAGTGGGTCTGGGATCGGCGGGGCTGGTCAATCTGATCTATATGCCGCAGACTGGCGGGGTAATTGCGGGTATCCGCAAGGAGGTCGACAAGTACTTTTCGATCATATTTGTACAAATGGCAAGGACGCTGCGGGACCCGGGTTATGTATGGGACGGTAAGGAGCTTATCGGCGCGAACGAGGCCGTGCAGCGGGGACTTACGGCTGCGTCCAGGGAAATGGAAAATCATGTGATTCATCCCGATGAGGCCTGGAATATTTATTTCTATATGCGAAAGGAGCAACTGGAGTCGATCCAGAATATGATGCAATTGCTCTCCCAGGTGTACCGTCAGCTGCCGCATGGAGATATGGTTGCCGAATTGTTCGATCAGCTTTCTAATGATGTACTGGCAGAGGAATACACCGGACGGACGGAGCGGCTGCTGGATGCGCTTGAGCAGGAGTTCGAGCGGATGGAGCTGCCGGAAACCCGTGAAGAGTTCGAGGTCCGTTCTGCGATTCTGCAGCTCTGCCGGGAGCTGGCACTTTATCTGAAAATTGCCAAACGCCATAAGGTTCCGGTTGAAGCCAAACCGTTGAAACGACCGGCCGCTTTCCGTGGCCCCTCGTAA